The genomic region ACAACTCCGTGAGGATCTCCTCCGTGGTGCTGCCCCGCGAAGTGCCCGGCTCTACCGCGCGGCGTACCCGGCCGGCGTCGGTGGTGCCCTCGGATTCGCCGCCGTGGCGTGGGGTGGTGCTGTCCTGCGAGGTGCCCGGCCTTACCGCGCGGCGTACCCGGTCGGCGTAGGTGATGCCCTCGGGTTCACCACCGCGGCGCTGGGCGGCGGGCACACGGCGAGCGGACAGCCAGGCCAGTACCTCGCTGAGGGAGAATCGCTCCATCCCACCGTCGTCTTTCGGCTGGGGGAAGTCCGGATGGCGACGCTGCCAGTTCGTCACCGCGACTCGGCTGACCCCCGCCCACTGGGAGATCTGTCTGCGGGTGGCCAGAAGCTCCGGGGCGACCGACCACGCATGCGCACGGCCCGGCGGCGGTGTGCTGTCGTAAGGCATGACGACATAGTCACGGAACAGGACACACCTTGGCAAACGCGCATCGCACTGCGCAACTCGACCGCCGCGCGGTGAGGCAGCCACCAATATCTCATCTAGCTGCGTAACAGGGACTTCTAGCGTCGTGGCCGCCCGCACCAGGGGTTAACAGCAGGACGAGTATCGCCGCAAGTCCGCGCACCGCCTCGGCGGTCGGCGCCCTGGTGGGGAGACGGCCACCGGAAGGCGGTGAACGACAAGCACCGTTGCCTGTCCGGCAACATCCATTGCCGCCATTCGACAATCTTGCTTGTCGGCAACGGGTATTGCCGTCCCGGCAGGCCGTAACGGTGCAGCAGCCGCAGGGGCTTGCGTGCCTGATCGGCGGTGACGGGCTGGCCGTCGCCGCCGGTACGGTGCGCGGACAGGTAGCCGGTGACCGCGGGCGTGGCCCACCATGCCTCGGGATGACCGGCCGGGTCGCAGACCGCGGCCAACGCCAGCGCGGGGCGGGCCAGCCTGACGGGCTCGACCAGGTCGGCGGCGTCCAGGGCGAGCAGGAGCGTGACGGCCACGGGCCGGTCGTAGCCATCCGGGCCGGCACCCCGGCCGGCCGGCATCAACGCGTCCAGCCGCTGCCCGCCAGCGGCATAGCGGACCAGGTAGGCCGTACACCCCTCCTCTTGGTTGATCATGTAGGCGGCGGCGTGGGACAACGCCAACGGCAGGTGCCCCACCGCCGCGGCCAGGTCGGCGGCGCGCGCGTCGAGCAGATGGGGCCGGCCGGCGTCGGTGAGCCGGTCGGTCAGATAGGCCACCGACTCGCCCGGGGCGTACACGTCGACGTCGACCTGCCGCCGCCCGGAACTGGCCAGCGCGGCGTCGCGCAGACGGGTGGTGACCAAGGTCCATCCGCCAGGCCGGTGCGGCGGCCACCAGCCGCCATGGCGGGTCGGGTCGGCGAGGTCGGCCGGGTCGGTGAGGTCATCGAGGACGACCAGCCAGCTGCGGTCGGTGGTGCGCAGCCACTCCAGCAACGCCCCGGCGTCCGCAACCAGGTCAGCGCCGGTCGGCGCCGGGCGCACCGACCCGCACCGCCGCCCGGGCGTACATGTCGATGACCTGACCGGCGGCCACCCACACCACCAGGTCCGCGCCCTGCCCCAAGGCGTCGTGGGCGAACCACGCCGCCAGCTGCGACTTCCCGACCCCACCCCCACCCGCCAGCACCCGGGTGCCCGGACCCGCGCCGGCGCGTCCGGTATCACCCTGGGCCAGGACCACGTCCTCACCACGGCGACGGGCAGCCACAACCTGATCCCGCAGCTCCTTCCGGGGCTGAAATGCCGACGCCAACGCCGGAGGCCGCCCCACCAGGACCGGCCACACCGGCGCCGGCCGGCCCGGAAAGTAGTTGTGCTGGGTGTTGCCGTCGCCCTGCTGCATCGCGGCAGGGCCGACGAAAACGTTGCCCGGCCCGGGCCGAACAGACTGCCCTGGCCAGTCAGGCTGACCGGGCCGGTCAGGCTGGTCGGGGCCGGGGAATGGCGTGCCCGTCACGCGGGCCAGGCACCGAAGGTGTTGGTCTGCTGGTTGTGATCACCCTGCTGGATCGCGGCAGGCCCGGTGAACAGATTCCCGGCGAGGGTGTGCCCGCCGCTGGTGCTGGCGGCGGCCCGGACCTGCTCCACCGCCTCGGCGAGCGCGGCGGCGAAAGCGGGGTCGTGGTCGGTGGCGTCTTCCAACGCCAACTGCAGACGCTGCCGGGTCCGCGCCGACAACTCCCCTGTGTTCTGGGCTTCTTCGGCGACGCGGGCCAGGACCGGGTCGCCCTCGCCCAACGCCTGGCTCACCAGATCGTGGACCCGGTCAAGACCGGCATCGACGACCCGATCGGTTTCGGCGTCGACCCGGCCGCCGACCCGGCGGGCCTTACGTAGCGCCCACGCGGCCAGCACCCCGACCGCCACCTCAATCCCCGTCATCCATCTCCCCCGATCCGACCGCCGTACGCACCAGGACAGCCACGGTGCGCGCACCATCCTCCACCCTTCGAGGAACAGCGGAACGAACAGGCAAGATTCCGGCCGCGTCCCGGGACTTGCCCGCGCCACCGAGGCTCACCGTGCACGCAAGTCCAGACATCAGTGCAGACGTCTTCAGACATCGACACGCGCCCCACCGAGCGCCGTGTCCACTATTGCGCTGACCACGATCTTTTTCGGGTTGGTCAGGCGGCTTGGGTTCGGGGTCGTCCCCAGTGTTGTTGGCGTTCGCTGCGGGCGCGTTCGCGTCGTTGGGCTTGTAGGACGGTGGGGTGGCGGGCGTAGGTGTTGCGCCAGCGCAGGTAGTCCTGCAGTCGGTGGGCGAGCGTCGGGTGGTTCGGGTGGTTCGGGTGGTTCGAGTTGCTCATGGTGAAGGTGCGTAGGGGTCCGAACTGGGCCTCGATCGGGTTCGCCCACGACGCGTAGGTCGGGGTCAGGCACAGCTCGACGTTGTTCCGTGCCGCCCAGCGGCGGATCTTCGGGGTGGTGTTCGCGGACAGGTTGTCGCAGATGACGTAGACCGGGGCGCCGTCGGGGCGGGCGGCTCTGATCGATTTCAGGGCGGCCAGCGTGTTCTGGCCGCCCTTGCGTTCGCGGGTGACGCCCCACAGCTGGTCGTCGCCGAGGGAGTAGCAGCCGTGGAAGTAGCGGATCCCATGGGTGCGCCGGTAGGTCGCGGGCAGCCGGTCCGGATGCCCCTGATCTGCCCAGCCGACTCCGTGGGCCGGGCGGATCGACAGCGGTCCGAACTGGTCGAACGCGAAACAGCGGTAGGGGCAGACCGCGGTGAGGTACTCGATCCGGTCGAGTTTCGCGTCCTTGTCCGGGTCGGTGGACTCCTTCCACGTCCGGGTCCGCTGGAAGGAGATCCGATGGGCGTGCAGGATCTGCCGCAGCCGTTCCCGGCCCACGGTGACCGTCCGCTCGGGGTTGTCCGCCAGGTAGGCGGCGAGCTTGCGCAGGCTCCAGTGGGTGAACGGCTGACCATGTTTCGCTGGGCGGGCGCGGGCCGTCGCGACGATGAACGCCTCGTCGGCAGAGCTGATCAGGCGGGGACGGCCTCCCGCCCACCGAGGGTCCAGCGCTCCCAGACCGATCTCGTTGAACCGGTGGATCACCCCCCGGACCGTGTCCTCGTCGGCCTGGACCAGGTTCGCGATCGCGGGGACCGGGGTCCCACTCGCCGACGCCATTATGATCATGGCTCGGCGGACCCGGATCGAACCATGCTGCCCACGGCGCACGATCGCCTGCAGTCGCTGACCTTCCTCGTCACTGAGCCGCCGCGCACGAACCGACTGTCCTCCCACCGGGCTCACCTCCCAGATCGGCATCAACCACCGATCCCGACGCTGCACCCGACACCACCCGAACCCCAGCACCCCGCCCGGCGTGTCCTCACAACCCGAAAACATTCATGGTCAGCGCACTAGGTCCGGAGTCACGTCCTACGGACACCGGCCTGGGAATCTTCGGTGGTCCTCCACCGACTGATCGCTATCAGCGAGCTGAGCGACAACTGTGAGCCAGACCTGGTCCGAGCAGGAGTCTGCCAGGGTCGACCTTGCTCCTCGCTGCGCTCCAGTCACAGGTCATGACGCCTGCCACGCGATTGCGGCACGGCGCCCGCCAGCAGTGTCCCCGAGATGAGCAGCAGCGTGCCGTAGCAGTGATGTTGGTCGTGGTAGGCCTCCAGCGGCCGCCGTCGAACGCGCACGTACGACAGTCTCAACGTTCAGCGAGCCGCATGCTGGACACATGATCGTCAACTCGACGCGAAAGAATCTTGAAGTCCGCTGTAACCGACCCAGAGCAGCCGGACCTGAGACAGGGGATCGCTAAATGATCACCACGTCGGCCAAATTCGATTTCCATAGCTATTGGGGCGTCACTTGGTGGAGAGCGTTCAGGCAACAGATCCTCAGAGGCAGTCCGAGATCTGGGACGAAGCGATCCGAGCCGTGCTGGAGGGTGCAGCCAAGGCGGTCCCGCCCCTCGGGCGCGCCGAGTGGCGCGTGTTCGCAGCAGTGCTGCACGAGACGGCGGCAAGATCGCAACAAACCTGCGTGCTGTCCGTCGCGATGATCCAAGAATACTCCGGCATCGCCAGTGACCGACTGGTACGCGCCGCGCTCACGAGTCTACGCGACCGCAAGCTGATCACCTACGAAGCCCGACGGGGTCGGCCACGGGCAGGAGAACCGGGGCGCTGTCACGTCGGCGTGCCGTACGCGCACAGCGAACAGCAAGCAAAAGCGGCTCCCTTGAGTACCGGATAATCTGCAACAATGCGGCATGCCATCATGCCGCAAAAGAAGTGAGGCCATTTTTAGCACACGCAGGCAAGGGTCGTTCAACCTTCCCGCAACTCGACAGATAATTCACAGAGACGACCACCACGCCTGGCGCACCCCTAGCCTTACCCCGGACCGTCATTCAATCTCTAGGACACTGGGGTACACTTGATTGGTATTCGAAATTTTGGACGCCTCGGCGCATTTCTTCTTTCGCTGCTAGCGATAGTTGGCTTGGGGGTCGTCACTTTTGTTGCGCCAGCCTCCGCCGCGCCCGTCATCTCCGAAGCGGCCGCCACACCCGCAAAGGCAGCGTCGGTCGCCCCCTCAGACGGAAAGATCGTTCAGTATTACAACGGTCAGGTCCTCTCGTGGAACAAGGACACCTGGAACGGCGCCAAGGTATGCGTCGTGACCACGCCGACCGAGGTCCACTGCTTCGACTCCCGAAAGGAGGCGGACGCCTACACCAGCACTGCCGACGGGGGGGCGACTACCCAGGGCTACGACTGCTCCCCGGGCAAGTACAGCTACATCGTCGACGCCCCCAACTATAGTGGGTACGCACTAGCATTCCGAGACTGGGGCTACTGGCAAAACCTTTCTCAGTGGGTCAGTGTGCCCTGGACAGTCAGGTCCTGGGACAACATCAGCATGAGCTGCAAGGGTTACCTGCGGTGGGGCAGCGGAGGCTCCTGCCACTACATCGCGCCGTACACCGGCCAGCCGAACATCAATATCCCATCGTCGCAGATCTTCCTGCAGAACCCGTCGAACCCGCCCGCGCCGGGCTGCTAAGGAGATTTCACTGAGCCTGACGGTGTGCGGGCGTGATTGATCCCGGGCCGGTCGCAGCGAACGGGCTGCGACCGGCCCCCAGGGCATCAATGGGTTTCCCCTACCGCCGGGACCTGCCGCTGCACAGTGAACTGGGTGTAGTCGGCCACGGTGGGGCGTTCCGGCAGCTTCAGACCGGGCGGCGCAGACGGAAGGTAGACGGTCTCGACGGTCAGTTCCTCCCCGTCGTCAGAAAGCAGCAGATAACCGAACGCCGTGGCGAGGCTTTCCGGTCCCGAAACCTGCACACCGACAGCCCGCCCGTCGCGCCCCGCCCGGTCGGTGACCCTCCCCGCGTCGAAGACACCGGGCGTCTCGGCGAGGACCTCGAACAGCGCCGCGTTCTGCGCGGCGTTCGTGTCACCCTCACGCAGCCGCCCCAGCACGGCACGGGCGACGTCGGTACCGCTCGGGATGCGGCCCTGGGCCCGCACCGGCGCCTCGAGGGCGGCGCGCAGCCGGCCGGGATCGGTGGGCAACGGAACCTCGCCTGCCGCAGCCGCTATCTCGGTCGGCCCGTGCCCGGCCGGAGCGGGTTGCGGGCCACCGACATCGTGCCCGGCCCGGTCGACCTGCTGCAGAAGCCGGTCGACGTGCCGCGATCCGTCCGGTCGTCTCCATTCGGCCACAAGGTAGGTGGTGGCGGTCGTGGTGGCCTTCCGCCGGGCAACGGTCACGTCCAAGCCATAGGTCTGACGCACCGTGTAGCGCACAGGTCCGACACCCACGACCGGGGCGGTCCGCTGATCGCGCGCGGCAGCCAGCAGCGCCCCGACCGCCGCCTGCCGATCCCCAGCGGTCGCGGTCAACAGCGGCGTCGGCAGCAGCGGCGCCGCCGTGGCCGTGTCACGCCCACCGATCACGTTCACCGCGGTCAGCAGCAAAGCCAGCACCACCACAGCGGCCGCGGAGGCGACCACCGCCCCTGGCCGCATCCGGCCCCGCCACCCAGGCGAGTACGGCGCTGAGACCCGCATCGTCCGCAACACCTCTGCCGCCCGCCGCCGCTGCGCACGAGTCGGCGGCCGCCGCGGAAACGGATCCGTGCCGGCCAGCATCAACCGGACGGCCTGCAGGTCGTCCTCGGCGGCGACGCCGTCGGTGTTGTGGTCGGTCGATGTCATCGAGACCTTCCCAGGGCAGAAGAAGACGGCGAAACGTCTGCGGGGACAGGCCCCTCGATGAGGGCCTCCAACCGACGGCGGGCGCGGTGCAGTCGAACCTTCGCGGCGGCCGGGGAGACCGACAGCGCGGTCGCGAGCCCGGCCACGTCCAGGCCCTCCCACACCGCGAGGGTCAGGATCTCCCTGTCGTCCTCCGACAGACGTTCCAGGACGCGCACAGCCTGATCACGGCGAATGGCCTCGTCGGCGACAACATCCACCCCGACGGTCGGATCAGCCGTGGCCGCCGAACCCGTCATAGACAGCCTGGCGGTCAGCCGAACGGCCCGCGCCTGCGACCGGCGGCGGTTGCGTACTGCGTTACCCGCGATGGCATACAGCCATGGCAGTACCTCCGCGGCGTCGGGCGGCCGTTTCTCCCACGACCGCCACACCACCAGGAAGGTCTCCGACACCACGTCCCACGCGGCAGCGTCCTCACCCAGCCGACGCCGCGCGAAACGCAGAACAGCCAGGTGATGGTCCTGGAACAACGCCTCGAACAGCGTCACGGCGGAACGCGGGGGCACGGAAGATCCTTCCTCAGGCATCTCCCCTACAGGTCCGACCGGCAGCCGAAGTTACAACCCCACCCACCCGACCACCACCGTGGAGCCAGCATTCCGCCCGGTCGGGCCGCTGGCCCCGACCGGGCTGAGATCGTCGCATGCACCCCACGGGCGTGGGGAGGACCCACCGGTCGACCCGCCGCCAGGTCGCCAGTCCGGATCACCCTCACGGACGTGGGGAGGACCCCTCCAGGCGGAACCCCGCGCGAGACGTCGACTTTCGTGGCCCTACAGGGGGTCAGTTTTCAGGAAGCTGCGACAGCTTGGGGGTGCCGTCGTCGGCGTGCTCCCCACGCCCGTGGAGGTGATCCGTCGAAGCGGTCAGAGCGCCGCACGCGCGAGCAGTGCTCTCCACGCCCGCGGGGGTGATCCGCCAGTACGCAGCGCCTCGTCGAACGGGTCGATGTGCTCCCCACGCTCGTGGGGGGTGATCCGTGGTTAGCCGCGGGCGTCCGAACGCAGCACGGGTGCTCCAGAAGTCGCATGAAATTACCGCAAGGGACACGCTCGATGTGATTGTGCATGTCTGCACTTGCGGCCAGGTGCCTGCCGAGGATCGCGACGATGCCGTCGGCGATGGCACCAGCGATGATCATTTCAGCGGCGCGTTCGGTGTTGGCTGTGGCGGCCCAGCGGACGACGCGGGTGGGGGCGGGTGTCGGCTTCCATAACGAGCCGCCAGTGCTCCAAATATTCAAACGGTGTGGTTGCCGCGATCCGGAAACGGGAAGCAAGCTCAACGGCAGCTGCCCCAAGCTTCCTCGCTCGGACCACGGCGGCTGGTGGTTCGTCCACGATGTACCACCGGGGCCCGACAGTCGACGCCGACGCACCACCGGTGGACCGTTCGGCACCGAATCTGATGTCAATAAGGCTCTGACAACTTCGCTGGCCGAGATGCGTGACGGCAGGAGACCTGAGGGTGCCGATCTCACGGTCGGACGCTACCTGGATGACTGGCTCGACGGGAAGGCAAGTCTCGCTCGCTCCACCCGGCATTCGTACGAAGAACACATCCGTCTCTACCTGAGGCCCGGCCTCGGGCACCTGCGCCTGGTCGATCTACGCGACTTCCATATCGAGAAGCTCTATGCCGCCGCCATGATGATCGGCCGGGAACCGAAAGGGAGGCCCTCGCCGCTTTTGACGCGGCTTCTGGAAGTTCGCCGGGACAATCCAGAACATCGCCGACCGCTGAGCGCCACCCGACTGCGCCGTGTGCATGCAACCCTGGTGAGCGCACTCAACAGCGCGGTAAAACGAAGGAAGCTCCGATACAACCCTGCCGAGCACGTCGAACTACCCAAAGCGCGAAGAGTCCGCCCGCTCGTCTGGACCGCGCCACGGGTCGCCGCCTGGCAGCGCAACGGCACCCGACCCTCTCCGGTCATGGTCTGGACCCCGCAACAAGCGGGTGCCTTCCTGGACTTCGCCGAAGCGGACCGCCTCTATCCGCTGTGGCACCTCATCGCCCACCGCGGAATGCGTTGCGGGGAAGCCGCCGCACTCGGCTGGACCGAGATCGACTTTGAGGACGACAGCATCTACATCCTCGACAACCTTCCTGGACCCAGCTCCAGCGCCGACGATGCCGACATCGACATCTACGAGGATCCGAAAAGCGAGGGAGGTCACCGGACCATCAGCCTGGACGAGACCACCCGGGACGTCCTGGCCGCCTGGCAGAACCTCCAGAACGAAGAACGCGCTGTCTACGGCACCGCCTGGACCGACACAGGCCGGGTCTTCACACATCCCGGCGGCAGCGAGCTCACCCCCGACGGCATCTCCCAGCGCTTCGAACGCCTCGTCGCCC from Frankia alni ACN14a harbors:
- a CDS encoding IS630 family transposase; amino-acid sequence: MPIWEVSPVGGQSVRARRLSDEEGQRLQAIVRRGQHGSIRVRRAMIIMASASGTPVPAIANLVQADEDTVRGVIHRFNEIGLGALDPRWAGGRPRLISSADEAFIVATARARPAKHGQPFTHWSLRKLAAYLADNPERTVTVGRERLRQILHAHRISFQRTRTWKESTDPDKDAKLDRIEYLTAVCPYRCFAFDQFGPLSIRPAHGVGWADQGHPDRLPATYRRTHGIRYFHGCYSLGDDQLWGVTRERKGGQNTLAALKSIRAARPDGAPVYVICDNLSANTTPKIRRWAARNNVELCLTPTYASWANPIEAQFGPLRTFTMSNSNHPNHPNHPTLAHRLQDYLRWRNTYARHPTVLQAQRRERARSERQQHWGRPRTQAA
- a CDS encoding RNA polymerase sigma factor, producing MPPRSAVTLFEALFQDHHLAVLRFARRRLGEDAAAWDVVSETFLVVWRSWEKRPPDAAEVLPWLYAIAGNAVRNRRRSQARAVRLTARLSMTGSAATADPTVGVDVVADEAIRRDQAVRVLERLSEDDREILTLAVWEGLDVAGLATALSVSPAAAKVRLHRARRRLEALIEGPVPADVSPSSSALGRSR
- a CDS encoding site-specific integrase, coding for MPSAMAPAMIISAARSVLAVAAQRTTRVGAGVGFHNEPPVLQIFKRCGCRDPETGSKLNGSCPKLPRSDHGGWWFVHDVPPGPDSRRRRTTGGPFGTESDVNKALTTSLAEMRDGRRPEGADLTVGRYLDDWLDGKASLARSTRHSYEEHIRLYLRPGLGHLRLVDLRDFHIEKLYAAAMMIGREPKGRPSPLLTRLLEVRRDNPEHRRPLSATRLRRVHATLVSALNSAVKRRKLRYNPAEHVELPKARRVRPLVWTAPRVAAWQRNGTRPSPVMVWTPQQAGAFLDFAEADRLYPLWHLIAHRGMRCGEAAALGWTEIDFEDDSIYILDNLPGPSSSADDADIDIYEDPKSEGGHRTISLDETTRDVLAAWQNLQNEERAVYGTAWTDTGRVFTHPGGSELTPDGISQRFERLVARFATVRREHAEHGWSVEQLATRHRMPAEAIETALDFGPLPPIRLHDLRHTAASLTYRATRDLKIVSELLGHASVHFTGDVYTSVFSDADRAAAKAAAEIVPRRRPPGARPHAASPSQEDPSATQSEIDRPLPDGPELDL
- a CDS encoding chromosome partitioning protein; the encoded protein is MTGIEVAVGVLAAWALRKARRVGGRVDAETDRVVDAGLDRVHDLVSQALGEGDPVLARVAEEAQNTGELSARTRQRLQLALEDATDHDPAFAAALAEAVEQVRAAASTSGGHTLAGNLFTGPAAIQQGDHNQQTNTFGAWPA